A single Theropithecus gelada isolate Dixy chromosome 7b, Tgel_1.0, whole genome shotgun sequence DNA region contains:
- the LOC112629225 gene encoding olfactory receptor 4F3/4F16/4F29 produces MDGENHSVVSEFVFLGLTHSWEKQLLLLVFSSVLYVASITGNILIVFSVTTDPHLHSPMYFLLASLSFIDLGACSVTSPKMIYDLFREHKVISFGGCIAQIFFIHVIGGVEMVLLIAMAFDRYMAICKPLHYLTIMSPRMCILFLAVAWTLGVSHSLFQLAFLVNLPFCGPNVLDSFYCDLPRLLRLACTDTYRLQFMVTVNSGFICVGTFFILLISYIFILFTVRKHSSGGSSKALPTLSAHITVVLLFFGPPVFVYTWPHPNSQMDKFLAIFDAVLTPFLNPVVYTFRNKEMKAAIKRVCKQLVIYKKISQMIQ; encoded by the coding sequence ATGGATGGCGAGAATCACTCAGTGGTATCTGAGTTTGTGTTTCTGGGACTCACTCATTCATGGGAGAAACAGCTCCTCCTCCTAGTGTTTTCCTCTGTGCTCTATGTGGCAAGCATTACCGGAAACATCCTCATTGTGTTTTCTGTGACCACTGACCCTCACTTACACTCCCCCATGTACTTTCTACTGGCCAGTCTCTCCTTCATTGACTTAGGAGCCTGCTCTGTTACTTCTCCCAAGATGATTTATGATCTGTTCCGAGAGCACAAAGTCATCTCCTTTGGAGGCTGCATTGCTCAAATCTTCTTCATCCACGTCATTGGTGGTGTGGAGATGGTGCTGCTCATAGCCATGGCCTTTGACAGATACATGGCCATATGTAAGCCCCTCCACTATCTGACCATTATGAGCCCAagaatgtgcattttatttctggcTGTTGCCTGGACCCTTGGTGTCAGTCACTCCCTGTTCCAACTGGCATTTCTTGTTAATTTACCCTTCTGTGGCCCTAATGTATTGGACAGCTTCTACTGTGATCTTCCTCGGCTTCTCAGACTAGCCTGTACCGACACCTACAGATTGCAGTTCATGGTCACTGTCAACAGTGGGTTTATCTGTGTGGGTACTTTCTTCATACTTCTAATCTCCTACATCTTCATCCTGTTTACTGTTAGGAAACATTCCTCAGGTGGTTCATCCAAGGCCCTTCCCACTCTTTCAGCTCACATCACAGTGGTCCTTTTGTTCTTTGGCCCACCCGTGTTTGTGTATACATGGCCACACCCTAATTCACAGATGGACAAGTTTCTGGCTATTTTTGATGCAGTTCTCACTCCTTTTCTGAATCCAGTCGTCTATACATTCAGGAATAAGGAGATGAAGGCAGCAATAAAGAGAGTATGCAAGCAGCTGGTGATTTACAAGAAGATCTCACAAATGATACAATAA